Proteins encoded together in one Oncorhynchus mykiss isolate Arlee chromosome 7, USDA_OmykA_1.1, whole genome shotgun sequence window:
- the LOC110528688 gene encoding protein phosphatase 1 regulatory subunit 3D, which translates to MMSSMASVGRPKAVSHAVVGKEKERTWFCGNDRLKTVSPCIKGKPRAVSPGMIGEQRAVPPWRPESMSPGVVGRDRAWSLGMLQNTSSYSSVTPCQTTTKTIRVTDILDSKPEPTKAPVKIRPPSPRPPPPKEPIFSCNLSSDPPVQPIIRRRAQSLPSVHERNRDRQVRFVDSLGLKLEEVKVFSKGEEPWIPPHVFSRLLMSAEMNSGRSLELSLPYFKPCFPENTGSQPGFVKRLVEQMVSLDQVLCSELGIIGKVQVLNLAFNKEVTIHYSFTNWRSSAETRACWVATLHRDQMEGPESDVFRFRLPVPPFILLPGAQLEFAVCYRVMGAEYWDNNDGNNYKLSCHSYTLTVPRECEDSIVHYT; encoded by the coding sequence ATGATGAGCAGCATGGCCAGCGTGGGGAGGCCCAAAGCAGTGTCTCATGCTGTCGttgggaaggagaaggagaggacatgGTTTTGTGGCAACGACAGGCTGAAAACAGTGTCTCCTTGCatcaaaggaaaacccagagctGTGTCTCCAGGCATGATAGGGGAGCAGAGGGCAGTGCCTCCTTGGAGGCCAGAGTCGATGTCTCCAGGTGTGGTAGGGAGAGATAGGGCATGGTCTCTTGGTATGCTCCAGAACACCAGCAGCTACAGCAGTGTGACCCCATGCCAGACCACTACTAAGACTATCCGAGTGACGGACATCTTGGACTCCAAACCAGAGCCAACCAAGGCCCCTGTCAAGATCCGGCCCCCTAGCCCACGTCCCCCGCCCCCCAAGGAGCCCATTTTCAGTTGCAACCTGTCCAGTGACCCTCCCGTCCAGCCCATCATAAGACGCAGGGCCCAGTCTTTGCCCTCGGTccacgagagaaacagagaccgcCAGGTACGCTTCGTGGACTCCTTGGGGCTGAAGCTGGAGGAAGTCAAGGTGTTCAGCAAAGGAGAGGAGCCTTGGATTCCCCCCCACGTCTTCTCCAGACTTCTCATGAGCGCTGAGATGAACTCAGGGCGGTCCCTGGAGCTTTCCTTGCCTTACTTCAAACCCTGCTTTCCCGAAAACACGGGCTCCCAGCCAGGGTTCGTTAAGCGCCTGGTGGAGCAGATGGTCTCTCTGGACCAGGTCCTGTGTTCTGAGCTGGGCATCATCGGCAAGGTGCAGGTCCTCAACCTGGCCTTCAACAAGGAGGTGACGATCCACTACTCCTTCACTAACTGGAGGAGCAGTGCTGAGACCAGAGCCTGCTGGGTGGCTACCCTCCACCGGGATCAGATGGAAGGACCAGAGTCTGATGTCTTCAGGTTCCGTCTGCCCGTCCCGCCCTTCATCCTGCTGCCTGGAGCCCAGCTGGAGTTCGCTGTGTGTTACAGAGTGATGGGAGCTGAGTACTGGGACAACAACGATGGGAACAACTACAAACTGTCCTGTCACAGCTACACACTCACTGTGCCCCGGGAGTGTGAGGACAGCATTGTGCACTACACCTGA